Genomic window (Molothrus aeneus isolate 106 chromosome 29, BPBGC_Maene_1.0, whole genome shotgun sequence):
GGAGCACTTGTTTATTTTGGAACTCCTGGGCTGTCAGTAGCAGActcaccaggagctgggcttgcATCTTCCATGGGCTCAAGCTTTGGAGTCTGTTCCTGGAGATAATGAAGCGCTTCTCTCTGTGTGACAGTTGGTAGGCCCAGGTCCCTGAGCATCAGAGAAACAAAGACTGAAAACAGCATTTAGGAAAACCAGCACTGGAATTCAGAACCTGTACACGCTTCTTTGGTATGGGGGAAGGGGTTATTCCTGGGCAATGCAGCTTTTGAAGGAAATTTtagagcagctcagccctgctgagaaagTTCTCTTCAGTTCTTGGagccttttctcctgctcctgtgtGTAGGAACAAGTGCTTTTCACTGACCATCTTTTGCCCCGCTTTCAACCACCACCCTACCTTGTCTCCTGGAGGTGGTGTAGGAAAAGGTTTGCCAAGCCAAAACCTCTTGCTGGTTGTAGCAATGATGCAGGTGTTCTTTGAAAACACCTTGGTTGCAACGTAGCCCTATTAACGTTaaacaaaaacccctttttGTTGCAAACAATATACAGGGAAAGAGAAGTGCGTTGCTAGAGAGAGGCAGTGGTTAAAAGAAAGGCTTCCTACAGTGCAAATAgtcacagggaaagaaaaatattggtCCTTTCAATTATATTGTTTAGGCAAATGTGTCATGGGGGCTGACAAGAGACTTTGCTAAAAGGTAAATTGCCTCCTCCAGTAATGCCACGTGTATGATGTGTTCTCCTGCTGAGGGCAGGTGAAGGAATTTGCTGCTGAAAAGCTAATGCAGCACACAGTGTACCAGAAAGAGTTACAAGCATCTCCTCTGAAATCTGGTGAAGTTTTCAAGGATCAAGGAATCAaccaggttggaaaagacctttgaggtCACAGAGTCCAACCAATGACCTGACACCTCCTTGTCAACCAGAccgtggcactgagtgccacatccggTCTTTTCTTAAACcactccagggacagtgactccaccacctacCTGGGCACCCATTCCTATGCCCATCACACTTTCTGTGAGGGAATTCCTCCTAATGTCCAGCCTACACTTCCCCTGGTGCTGaggcctcttgtcctattgcaagTTACCTCAGAGTAGAGATCgaccccacctggctgcatTCTCCTTTCAGGGAATTGTAGAGAGTGGGAAgatctcccctgagcctcctcttctccaggctaaacacccccaggtccctccacatagggcttgtgttccagaccctcTGCCAGCCTtgttgctcttctctggacacactccagcatcTCAACCTCCTTCCCTTTTATGGGAAATGACAGGTATACTTACAGGGAACTTCATTTGGATGGTAGGCCAGGCTAGCTCTGCTGCTAATTGATGTGTACTCTTGCTTTTTATACATAATATCCCAAAGTTAAATCTGAAAATGGGTTTGCCTTATTGGCAGGTGCCCTGTGTTCACAGAAGCATGACGAGGTTCCTGGGGAAGTGCTCTGATAAGAGGAGGCTTTGATACCTGCCTGATTGAATTCATGGCATACAGGGAGCTGAGAGAAAAGTGGTCATGGTAAGCTCAGTGTATTGAACAGCcacttttaaaggaaaaacaatgatcatcagaagcagagcagagattcctAGGAATCTTGCAGTGATGCTTTGTGCCAGTGTGGCAAAGGGCTCAGCCTGAAGTGCCTCTGGCCAAAAGCACCGTTCAAACCAGGGGGTGATAATCTTGCAGTGTTAAAAATGTTATGTGAGTCCCTAGAGGTCACGGGGTTGGCTCTAAATCATAGGAATTGCTGAGTTCTTTTGCTGCCCTTCCTTTCTGAGCTCATTCAGGATCTGCTTTCTTCTTGTCAGGCATGGCCCTTAATCTTCACAGAGCCTCTTCAGGAGAGTAGCACTTGATTATGGACTAAGGGCTGATTTGAGAAAGGGACCAGAAACTAGAGGTAGCAAAACGTGTGTGAGGGAGGAGCAGTGACATGGGGCCTTTTATATCCCCTGTTATTTAGCAAGTAGATTTTAATCTTTCTCTGAATTTGTCATAGAGGGCCATGGCCCAAGACCTGTGGTAATTTGGATTTGCTTTTTTGCTGTGCCTTTTCCAGGTTCTGTTAACAGCACTCCCAGAGGAGCTCACTTCCCAACTCCCCACGTGCTTTGTATTTGACAGCAGTTCTGCCAGTCCCCATGCACTGATTGtgcccctggctgcagctcagggtgggtTTGCACACTAAAGCTTCCTCTGCAGTGCCAGACTGGCCTGATGGGGACTCAATGTCTGTCTGATGTAAGTCTCTGAACACTCTTCTCCTCCACCATCCATTGCCAAGGATCACTattgcagctgctcctggaaaaGTTGGGGGATCTTACTTTGTTTGGGAAGGGGAGGCCCAGGTGTCACTTGCGCTGCTCTGGGCCACgctctgtccttgtgctccttcctgcctgGTGCCTTGCTGGAGCTCTGTGAGTGCTGAGGAGGTGCAGCAGTCTGCCAGCACTGTGAGCAGAGCACTCAGCTTTTCATGTTTCACATCCACTTCATCCATTACTCCACGTGTCAAATACAGTGAATGAAAATTATAAACTACCAAGGGGGAGGATTTATAGCTTCTAATCAGCCTGATTTGTGGATGCCAAATGGAGACAGGTTATGTCCTTAGCTTCCGAGATACCAAATGCACATCTAAGTCTTATTTCCTATGTTATGTATGTTTTGTAAGAAAGTGCTTTTTTAGCCTCTGGAAATTCTGTAAATTGAGCCCTCCTCAAGAAAGGCAAGACAAACCGAGCTGTACAATCCTCCTCCCTGCAGTGTCATTAGCCATGAGTTGGAAAGCAGTTTTGTCCCTGGTTTCCACCAATCCAAGGCAACTTGGCCATTACAGAAATGCATCACCCTTGGAACCCTGACCCTCCACATCTTCCATCAGCTTCTGAGTGCTTGAGCAGTCTGTGTAGCAAATGCACAGCTCAGGCCCTTGCCGTTCAGCACTGCTTATGTAACTAGTGACAGCAGTAGAGTagccagggaaaagggcaggtACTGTATGGGGCTTTGCATAAAAGCCCCTGTTTTCTTTCAGTACAGGTTTATCTCTGCGTCCTTTTCAAAGCTCTGCTCAAGGCATTCTGTTTCTATAGTAAATTCTTGTCCCACTGTGCAGAAACCTCCCAAGGGTAAGAAAATTTCAGATTTCACCCTTTCCTCAAATTCCAGTTTCATTCTGTGCCCACacattttcaggtgttttttctGCTCCTTGCTGTCTAGCAAGAGTAAAActgatgaaattatttctggttTCATCCTTGAAGCTGGAGCTTGAGGGTTTCCTTTTAACTATGGAATATGATTAATTCTGTCCCTGAGCCACAGTTTTCTAGGCTATGCCTTGCTGCCTTTATCTAGAGCATGGCTCACCCGAGTGCAAATGGGAGCATGCAGAATTATGTGGGTTTTTAGAGGTGTTGCTTCATTCTTTACCTTTTCTCCCACTACCTACTAACTCTCTGATAaagtaaatatttatgaaaagtACATGGAGAAAAACACCATGTGTCATCCATGAGAGTTTATTGTGATCATATAATCTCAGCATAAGTTGATtgaattttccttttacatgtttaaatttctggtttttaatcAGACTTGAACTGAAATGCTGCAATTTTACTTTTCACTTGATGCTCAGGGTTCTCCTGTTTACCTGGTTTTTAGTGGATGACTAGTGGTTTTTACTGTCAAATAATGGGTCAAATTTTTCTGGCATTTTTATAAGTTAAGAGTAATTCTGTAGCTTTATAATGTAGAAGTAGATGGGGATTGACATCTTGTCAAGTGCTCTTGTTAGCTCAACAGAAAGATGACTCTATTCCTAGCTTGATTTGTGTCCACTTCATACTACTGAACACTGGGAGGATCTCAGAGAGAGAATCTGGAATTTGCTGTCAGGAAAGAGACATTTTCCTGGCagcaaaaatggaagaaatctTTCATTTTGTAGGTACCATTACTGCATTAAggaagaaagctttttttttctttttttttctttttttttttttttttttgcatgtccATGTCTGAACTAAAGGCATTTGGGAGGAGATGAGTGGGAATCTTAACACTGTCCCAAGGGATCAACAGTTGTGTTTATACTGTGTATGAATCTTTGGAGCACATTTTCATCCACGTCAGTGTTCAACACAATGCCCTGGAGCCAGTCTTTGCTATGCACTGGAAAATGGAGGGCTCTATAAGAACAACATGGTAAGTTCCACAGAGACTCCCCTTCCCCTAAAAAAGGCAAATTCAATGCTTTGCCCTTCTTTCTTCCTGCCTTTTGTGGCACCTGAACCAAGATTCTTAATGTGAGGCATCTTTCCCCAAACAGGGAAGGAAGGTGCTGCCTGTGAATGCCTTGTTTGTACCATCCACACCCTGGGGCTTGCCCAGCTCTTTGTCTGTGTCCTGTGTTGGGAGCTGGCAATCAAAAGAGCATTTGAAGGGCAGAAGGgagataataaaaatatttccatggaaGTTTCAAAGATGATTGAAGGGTAGAGTAATGAGAAACAAGCCAGAGGTCATCTATGCAAAAGGTTTTTAATTGAAAGCTCTAGTCAACAAATTATCTGTTTCAGCTTCTGAACCATGAAGAACAAAACTCTTGAAAGAAGAGATGTCAGGGAAGAACGGTATCAGGGTTGGCtttgggcagcagctctgaaggcTGGATCTTGGTTCAAGAAAGGTAAGATTTTCCGAGCTGTCCATTGCCATGGCAGTACTTCAGCTCCACAAGTCTCAAGACATTAAGTGCAGTGCATGATGGTTGATTGTATTGGggtactgtaaaaaaaaaattacaattagtTCGGGGGAAGGTATTCTTAGGTAATCGATAAGAGCTCATTTTTGTTGCTTGAAGGGAACTAGGTTGTCCATAGCTGCTGTATAAGAAATCATTGAATAGACAAAGAATCTCTTTGAAGTCATGAAACAACACTGGATCTATAATACAGAAATGAGAGAACAATGGTGCTTAGATCTACTTTCTCTTAGTGTAGGCATTTTTGCAGAGGATAGCAGTGTGTAAAATCCTACACAATAACTGAAGCCACCTTAAACTTCACAGAAAGGGGTAGTAGTGGTATAGATCAGGTCATTTAAGGAGGCTGAGACTCTGCCCTTGTTTCAGTCCTGAGCTTTGGAGATGTCAAACCTTTTATGCAAATGCTGAAGCCCTTGGTTGGTGCAGCTCAAAGTGGAAGAGCAGCAATTGTGCATCATTGTTCATTCCCCAAGGGAAATAAATGCCAGGTCACTCAGAGACAAAATTCCTTAGCTTGCACTCACCGTGAACTTCATAAGTCATGTAGGTGGTGAGTCCACTGCACATAGAGAAGACATCTGCTCCGTAAGAACTGAGGTTGCTGACCAATCCATTGGTGACAAAGGTGATTTCCTTGGTAGGTCTTCCAAAACCGCCAATCAGGTTCTAAACATCAAATACCAGCATTCAGCAAGTTCTCAGGAGCTGGGTCCCTTCTAGGCCTCTTCCTAGCACTGCAATGATGACTCAGGGCTGGGTGTCTGAGTCCAAACTGCCTTTAGGAACACCTTTTAATCCCCTGGGGGCCTGTGGGACCACTGGTAAGCCTTGAAGGCAGCTGCAAAAGCAGAGCTTGTTCTAAGGGAGTCAAGCCTTGAGGCAAGCCATGATCTATAGCTAAAGCTGAATCTTTTTGCTTGCCTTTACTGATGACACTCTGCTGGTTTTCTTCTGCCCCCTAGTTGTTCTTGTTCTTTAAAGCCTTGACTTTTTAAGGACTCAGTTCTGAATCTTCAGTGGAAGCCAGTGTCTACCAAAGGTGAGTATGCTAAATGCTGataccatttttaaaatgtctgtgtTAATTTAGCGGGTGGAGCTCATGCTAACATGGAAGTTATTTGCAAACATtttgagaaataatttaaattttccagCTTATTGGGATATTTGTTCTTAATCAACTACACCTAAACCaaagaaattaagttttttACCATGCAAGGAGTGGAAGATTATAAAGGGTAACTTACCACACATCTACATTCTTGGGTCATAAGAGAGTATTAAAAAGAGGTCAGTATAAAAACTCATTGCAAACTATGTGAAAATTACCCAGGATATCTACaagattaattaaaaatgagaaatcttCACCTTAAAGAGCTTATTCTTATTGTTgaaccttttaaaataaaatgtaattcaaaataaattgaaCTGCATAATTAACAGTGTGATAGAAATCACTTCTAAACACCTAATGGTTTAAAAGGCTTCCAAAATAGCAGGCTTCCACATCTATTTACTTTCAAATACTGAGCAATATTACAAGTGACTCCTCCATTACATTCTTaccctcctctctgcagccacTCTGACAAGTGCAGCAAAGGTAGGCATCTCATTCCTGTTCATGGTGGAAATGTAGCATGTTCTCTCTGGCATCACTTTTGTTGCAATGATAccctgtaaaataaaattgttcagCACTCACAATTCAGTTTTTTCCAACTCTTTAACATTTGAATTAAGTTTGTATTGAAACAATAGGAAATGCTGAGAGTTTCTACCGAATATCATGGACTCAGAAGCGTAGCATAAAGGCGACAATCCCAGTCGCTGGGCCAGCTGTATGAGCAGCCAGTCTCATTGTACACTTTTTGAACAAGACCCCTCTGTGCCACTCACCGTGTTGTAGTTCCAGATGGTTTTCCAGGACAAATGGTTGCTCTTTTGCTCCATAATTGCCTTCTGTGTTTGGCTATTGATGCTTATGCTTTGTGAGACACCAGAGATGGAGATATGAGAGTCCCCACCAGAGATGGAGATGTGGGAACCTCCATCAGTGATGATTTGTTGGTTGTTATCTGACTGCTGAGACAAGAAAaccatatgaaatattttaagactGTGCAAGTAGCTAGGTCTCACAACATATATTTACAAAAAATCCTTGCAAGAAAAGAATTAGTGCTCCGATATAGGGAGGGATGGCAGTAGAGATGTATTTTCAAATGAGGaagagatatttaaaataaaaaacaaattaaaaaaaaaggctgtggCATTAGGTAGAGGCCCTAAGAATTCTTTTCATGGATTCAGTGAATCATTGCTGCATCTGACAGCTGTCATCTCTTGCCTTTAGAGTTTGATGCGTGCGAGAGCACTGGCCAGAGGAAATCCATGCTCAAGGGCTTGGATGGAAAGCTCTGCTCTCTCATTGTGCTCTTTCAGCATCTGCACCCTTTTAAAAGAGGAGATGCCAGGCAAGAAGGGCATCGGGGTTGGCtttgggcagcagctcaggattCCCCTATTTTGTTCAAGAAATCTAAGACCTAAGGTTTTCTCACCGGGAAATTGCCATTCCAGTTGCCATTCCAGTTGCCATTCCCATTCCAAATGCCATTCCAGCTGCCGTTGCCATTCCAATTGTTGTTCCAATTATTGTTCCAGTTGTTGTTGCCAATGCCATTCCAATTGTCGTTCCAGATGCCATTGCCATTCCAATTGTTGTTCCACTGGTTGTTCCAGTTGCCGTTCCACTGGTTGTTCCACTGGTTGTTCCACTGGTTGTTCCAGTTGCCATTCCACTGGTTGTTCCAGTTGCCGTTCCAGTTGCCGTTCCAGTTGCCATTCCACTCGTTGGTCCAGTTGTTGTTCCAGTTGCCATTCCACTGGTTGTTCCACTGGTTGTTCCACTGGTTGTTCCACTGGTTGTTCCACTGGTTGTTCCACTGGTTGTTCCACTGGTTGTTCCACTGGTTGTTCCAGTTGCCATTGCTATTGCAGTACTTCAGCTCTACAACTCTCAGCACATCGAGGGTAATGCATGATCCCAGAGTCACCTGAGGTCcttggaaagctgcaaaagaaaagacaaaaccccATGAGCTGATGTCTTAGACCTTGGCTGATGTTCTCCAGGggggtttctttgggttttgagGTGGAAGAGCAGCATCTGTGCCTGAGTCATCACGCCCCAAGGGAAAATAAGGCCAGGTGAGTAACACTCAGAATTGCCATGCTTGCACTCACTGGTAACTTGGGTAGCCATGTAGGTGGTGACTCCGCTGCACATAGCCGCAATCTCTGTTCCATAGGAGTAGAGGTTGTTGACCAGTCCATTGGTGACAAAGGTGATCTTGGTGTGTCTTCCAAAAACGCCAATCAGGTTCTATACATGAAAAAACAGCAGTCAGCAAGCTCATTGCTGGCACCTGGTTCCTGCTAGGCCTATTGCTAGCTCTAGGAGGAGGACTCTGGACTTGTGTTTGATTCCCAAGTGCCTTTAGGGACATCTTTTAATCCCCTGGGGGGCCTGTGGGACCACTAGCAAGCCTTGAAGGTAGCTTCAAAGGCAGAGCTTGTTCTACAGCAGTCAAGGTCTAGGGAACATGAGGGGAAGGGGCAGCACAACAAAAGCCCCGAGGGGCACTACAGAGAACAGATGTGCCCAGAAAATTGCACAGCTCATCATCCTCTGGGTAAGTGGGGAGGGATTAATGCTGCCCCTTTCTTTTGGCAAACCATTCCTACAAAAAATTACTAATCAGCATTGCTGTTCAGTGGAAGGAAAGTCTGACACTAGTGACTACTTGATCTTCTCCAGAAAGAAGAAGCACATGAAGAAATGGCACAATGATCTCTGGGGCCAGGaacctgctgctcctttggaaCCTTACCCTGCTCTCTTGTGCCAGGCGGGCCAGGTTATCAAAGCGGGGCATCTCGCTTCTGTTCATGATGGAAATGTAGCAGGCGTTCTGTTGTGTGACTTTGGTTGCAATGACACCCTGTAAGAGAAAAGTCTTCAGCACTCACAATTCAGTTTCATCCAAGTATTAATGTTGGGATAAATTCAGCATGGAAATCCTAACAAGTACTGAGTGTTAATATCACAAACTGTGGACTCCAAACATTCAGAATAAAGGAACAGTCGCCatccctgggccagctgtgcctgcagccagacTCCTTGGATGCTTTTGAAGgagccccctccctgccacTCACCGTGTTGTAGTTCCAGATGGTTTTCCAGGACCCGCTGATGTTCCTTTGCTCAATGACGGCCACACGCCATTGCCTGTTGATGGTCACAATCTGGGAGTGGCCTCCAATGATGACCTGAGTGTTGTTGAAGATGCCGCTGGGAATCTGCTGAGTCTGAGAAGCCAAGGGAAAGCAGAAGTTTTGCCTTTGAAGGAAGACAGTGATGTCcccacattttctgaaaaatccctgctGCAATACAAGAAGTGGTGCCTCCCTGGTGCGTGCCTGCCCAGCACTCAGTTTTTTCCAACGGACCCAGAATCAAGGCCCTGTCAGTAGGGAGAGGCCACAGGAATTCTTTCTATTAATTCGGTGAATCATTGCTGCATTTGACAGCTGCCATCTACTGCCTTCAGCGGTTGATGCATGCTAAAACATCGGCCAGAGGAAATCCAAACTCGAGGGCTTGCTTGGAAACCACTGCTCACCCATTGCCCTTTAAAGGCCTCTGAACCTTGAAGCAGGAAGCTCTCAATCAGGAGATGCCCGGCAGGA
Coding sequences:
- the LOC136567743 gene encoding uncharacterized protein — encoded protein: MCSGVTTYMAYEVTTFQGPQVTLGSCITLDVLRVVELKYCNSNGSTQQIPSGIFNNTQVIIGGHSQIVTINRQWRVAVIEQRNISGSWKTIWNYNTGVIATKVTQQNACYISIMNRSEMPRFDNLARLAQESRNLIGVFGRHTKITFVTNGLVNNLYSYGTEIAAMCSGVTTYMATQVTRPQVTLGSCITLDVLRVVELKYCNSNGNWNNQWNNQWNNQWNNQWNNQWNNQWNNQWNNQWNGNWNNNWTNEWNGNWNGNWNGNWNNQWNGNWNNQWNNQWNNQWNGNWNNQWNNNWNGNGIWNDNWNGIGNNNWNNNWNNNWNGNGSWNGIWNGNGNWNGNWNGNFPVRKP